The genomic window CTCCCTCCAGGGTTGCAGTCAGCCGTCGCCGTCCACCGGCAGCCGGCTCAGAGCCGCGCCAGCGCGCGGTGACCGATGTCCCGCCGGTACGCGGCGCCCTCGAAGCTGATGGCGCCGACGCCCTCGTAGGCGCGTTCGAGCGCGGACGGAAGGTCATGGCCGAGCGCCGTCACGCCCAGCACCCGACCGCCCGATGTCACGACGCGCCCGTCCTCGCTCCGGGTGCCCGCGTGGAACACGATGACGTCCTCGAGCGACCCGGCGTTCGCGAGCCCGGAGATCTCCTTCCCCTTATCGTACGAACCGGGATAGCCGCCTGACGCCATGACGACGCACGCGGCGGCGCCGTCCCGGGTCCCGACGCTCGACGGGTCGAGCTCGCCGCGGGACGCCGCGAGCATGACTTCGGCGAGGTCACAGTCTGCGAGCGGCAGGGTCGGCTGGGTCTCCGGGTCGCCGAAGCGGCAGTTGAACTCGACGACGCTGGGTCCGGACTCCGTGATCATGAGGCCGGCGTAGAGCACGCCTCTGTAGGGCTCGCCGGTCCTCTCGGCGAGCGCCGCGATGGTCGGTTCGAGGACCTTCGTCACGACGCTCTCAAGAACCGCGCCGGACACGACGGGCGCCGGCGCGTACGCGCCCATCCCGCCCGTGTTCGGGCCGCGGTCGCCCTCGAGCGCGCGCTTGTGGTCCTGCGACGGCGTGAGAACGGCCAGACGCTCGCCGTCCGTCAGGGCCAGAACCGACGCCTCCTCCCCGACCAGGAACTCCTCGATGAGCACCTCGTGACCGGCCTCGCCGAAACGCGACTCGAGAAGCGCCGCGTCGACGGCCGCCTTCGCCTCCTCGCAGTTCCCGGCCACGGCGACGCCCTTCCCCGCGGCCAGGCCGTCGGCCTTGATGACG from Candidatus Effluviviaceae Genus V sp. includes these protein-coding regions:
- the purD gene encoding phosphoribosylamine--glycine ligase — protein: VIKADGLAAGKGVAVAGNCEEAKAAVDAALLESRFGEAGHEVLIEEFLVGEEASVLALTDGERLAVLTPSQDHKRALEGDRGPNTGGMGAYAPAPVVSGAVLESVVTKVLEPTIAALAERTGEPYRGVLYAGLMITESGPSVVEFNCRFGDPETQPTLPLADCDLAEVMLAASRGELDPSSVGTRDGAAACVVMASGGYPGSYDKGKEISGLANAGSLEDVIVFHAGTRSEDGRVVTSGGRVLGVTALGHDLPSALERAYEGVGAISFEGAAYRRDIGHRALARL